DNA sequence from the Acinonyx jubatus isolate Ajub_Pintada_27869175 chromosome A3, VMU_Ajub_asm_v1.0, whole genome shotgun sequence genome:
AGAGAAGTAAGTTTGTTTCTGGAACTACAACATGCAAACTTTAGAATGTAAATTTTCTGAGGCATGTCCACCCCACCGTTCAAATCGTGCAGTAGGGAAAGTCACTcgcacaagaaagaaaataaaacagccgGCTAGAGGATTTCGGATGGCTTTCAGGTTCCCAGGTCCAGCCTTCTCCTGAGACCGTAAGACATTCCTATCCCCAGGCTCCGTGAGACACCCCTGTTTCCTAATAATGTCTGCTACTTTGTGTTTGAGATTCCAAACATTTCTGTTCCTGACCACATAAGCCGAATTCTGTCCTTGGCAGAGCTGCTTGGggattcttttcttcaaaaaatttttatgttaatacaTAAACCACACTTGGGCATAGATTAGACTGTAAATCAATAAACCCGTGCAGAACTAGCAACATAATTTACAGGGcccaatgcaaaatgaaaatacccTTTGTTCAAAAAGTACAATTAAAGGTCCTAAAATACAAAGCTTTTTCTTCTGTAGTCTCTCTTTTGACTTGTCATggtatttatttgctatttaatggctaagtaaataaatattaacattttatttttttaatgtttacttattttgagagagagagacagagagacagagagagagagacagagcatgagggtggggtggggcagagagatagagacacatagaatctgaagccagctccaggctccgagctgtcagcacagagcctgactcaggtcttgaactcacagacaggagatcatgacctgagccgaagtcagaaatCCAACagaccgagtgagccacccaggcgccccaataaatattaacattttaaatcattaacataaattttatcatttatctttatattgCATAATACGTGTATGGAGAATCACCAACATATACAATctgtgtttcttggtttctcctgGAAGATATGTCAAGCCGGCCAAAGAGCTGAGCCTAAGTCCCCCGCAGGCACTGAGCTGTGTGATGGAGAATTCCATCAGATACTGGGAGACTTTCCGGGGCAAGTGCAGCCCCTCAAAGCTCCTGAAGTTCCCAATCTGAGACTCTGGCCCAGCAAGCTTGACAGCTGCTGGGTCCATCTTCCCATCAGCCCCCAGGTCCACGTGCTATGTCCTGGCTGGAGTCAGGGAGGTTAAGCCAGACATCTCCCATTACAGTGGACTGGCCAACCCAACCCACAGCAGACAGGTGAATCCCAAGGTCTTTAAACCTCCACACCCGGATGTGTTTAGCATCTGGTGGGCAAGAGACTCACCCTCACCAACTCACTTGCTGAATGTGCCATGGATCTGCCATTCTGGGGCAGAAATGGCAACCATCATGCCCACCTCTAAGATTTTACAGAACATGCACACACCGTTGACCCTCCCTGCATGCACACCGGCCCACACCAGCCCTCACCAAAGGCAGAAAGCAGCACTGTTCactgggtgagggagggggaggctgggtcTCAGGGCACCAGCAAGCTGGGAAGTGAGTGGTCAAGAACCCATCCAGGGAGGAGGGTAGGCTTCAGTAGCCGGTACCAGGCATGAGCCAAGGCTCCAAGCCCCTGGCACAGGCTCCGAAGACCCATCAGGTTTCACTTGTAATACACACCTTCAAAACTAAGAATTTCAAGGCCTTGGCTACAGAGCACTAAACCCTGAGTGCCGGGCTCTTCTGCTCATGGAACCATGTGTAACTATGCTGCTCATACACCCTGTACACACGAGAAAGCTCTCTAAATCCCATTAAATTACAGAAGCACAGAAAgctgaaggaaaagaaggaaaacacactTCAGATAATATTGACAATCTTTAGAGCACTCAGACCCACAAGCCATTAATATCATGCCCATCTCATCTGAAGGACAAGCTAAAGAGCAGATGTCTTCACTCCCTTCCATCTAGACTGTTGAATTGACCAGAAGATGCGGTATGTGTGGATAAACCAGAAGTAGATTTCTAAGCGTTTTCAGGTTTTATTCCAAAATACAATGCCTTTAGCCATTCAAAGGCTATTTCGTGAAAGTACATAGAATCCTATCAAAGCagcaaagaggaggaaacatGACTAGTTTCCTTTGCCCTAATAACTTAGGCTTTTATGGCTGGACAATTCAACATGAGTTTCCCTTCTCAGAGGCTTATATAAAAAACTTTCTGTTGGCATTGGCTCCAAACAAAGCCTTTCGTATATCAGGCATCTTTTGCTGGGCTAAGAGATCCAGTCGGCTTTCTAGGGTATTCGAAACCTTTATTCTCTGATTGCCGCTGTAGACCTCCACTCCTCCAGCTGTGTTGGTAGCCAGGTGCACCTCTTGATCCACTTGGACTTCCACACATTTTTGGGAGACCATCATGTATTCAGGGATGGCTTTTTGCACTGCAGCCTCCACCAGGAGGAGGTCCTGTGGCCTGCAGCGTACAATCGCCACGGGCTCCAGCAGTCGGAGCAGACCCTGAAGCACTAGCTTATCCAGCAGCCCCTGGTAGATTGCTGGATCTGCCACAATCCCACTAAGTCTCAGCTTTGCGTCATTCAGCAACTCTGAGATGAGGTCATCTCGGGCTCTCAGGACTTTCAGCCTTGCCTGATTCCTCACGGTAGACATCTGGATCTTCTTCTGCTGCTCTAtctgcttctccttcttctcaTAATACCCCACAATCTTCAGTCGTTGGGTTTGCACAAGACGTCCTTTCTCAATGTTGAACTCTTCCTCAGACTTGGCATCTATTTCTTCAGCCTTCTCATTGGCTTCCTGCTCAATGAAAGCCATCATGTGCTTAATCTGCTTCTGCACATCGACATCACTCAAAGCCATGGTTGTTCCtggaaaaggaggcagagggagaaccGGCAGTCCCTCTGGTTCCTTTGATTTAGGACTGCGTTTCAGGAATGACCTTGGAGTTTCACTTCCTTAGCTATGGAGTgcataagggaaggaaggagagagtcaGAATCCAAAACGAAGGATTGTGAAGATCATCTATCACtgttcatttcacagatgaggaaactgagacccaggaagGAAAAGCAACCTGTCCAAGATCATACCCTATAAGAAAAGAGATGTGAACACAGGTTCCCAGAGTTCTACCTCTGCTACACTCAACACTTTTGCATCATCAAATGATTAGAAAATTAGGGTATGCTTAGTCCAGAAGATTTTTAGACAGTGATGGCTTAAGACTCAAATAGCAAGTTGAAGGGATGAAATGCCAAATTAACACAGAAATGGGAAGTGTATGTCCATTTTGGTCTGGAATGGGCTGGGGAGAAATATAAGAAACTCACTGTCAGATGGGATTCAATCCAGGAAGGCTGTCTAGAGGCAGAAGGGTTTCAAGACCCCTCAACTAATACAAAAAAGCAGAATACTAGTAGACAGATGATGACATCTTGGAGAGAACTGGGAGTGAGAGGGATTGGGGGTAGTCTTTTCACCTTTTCACTGGAAGTGTATATTTGAATCACCTAGGGAAACTTTCAGAAAAACAGATTTCTAGGCTCCACTACAgactactgaattagaatctctaTCAATAGGGTCTGACAATCTACATCTTAAAAAGCCTTCCTGGGATGCTTAATGAGctcagaaaaaatatacatgaacaGAATAAGATTagcaacaaagagatagaaaatatttaaaagaaccaaacaaatttTGGAGCTAAAGAATgtaactgaattgaaaaattcacTATAGGAGTTCAACAACAATCTTAATTTAGAGAAGAATAAACCAACAAATTCAAAGACAcgtcatttgaaattatccagtcagagatacacattaaaaaaaacagtttaagaaAGCCTAAGGGACATATGGGATATTGATAACTGAATCAATATATGCAATATGGGAGTTCCAGtgacagaaaacttatttgaagaaacacCCCAATGTTGGAAAAAGGAAATGGACATCCATggtcacaaatgaaaatgagaaaggaatcaagACACATCACTAAAACCAATCAACAAAAAGGAAggcagcaggagaggaagaggagcaaAAAGGCTAcaagacatatagaaaacaatgaacaaaatggcaatagcaTGTTCTTCCCTATCAgtcattactttaaatgtaaatggagtaaactCCCTAGAGTGGCTGAATAGgtaaccttcttttaaaaaaggattcaaggggcacctgggtggctcagttggttaagcatctgacttcagctcaggtcatgatctcatggtttgtgggttcaagccccatgtcaggctctgtgctgacagctagagcctggagcctgctttggattctgtctctctctctctctctctctctctctgctcctctcttcactctctctctctctctctcaaaaataaataaacatttaaaaaaaattttttttaaagattcaaataCATGCTGTCTTTAAGATACTCACTTTAGatttaaggacacacataggatgaaaacaaaagaatggaagGAGATATTCTGTGccaatagtaaccaaaagagagcaggagTGGCCATACTTAAGtcatataaaatagtttttaagtcaaaaactgtTACAAGGGACAAAGAAGGATATTTTATAGTggtaaaagataattttactaggaagatataataattataaatatagatatatgcaCCCAATAtcagagcacccaaatatatgaagtGAAAGTTATCAGAACTGAAGGGAGTAATAGACAGCAACACAATAATATTAGGAGATTTTAATACCCCATTTTATTAATGGGTAGAATATCCagacagaagatcaacaaggaaacagagggCTTGGAACAAAAATATAGACCAAATGGTcctaacagacatatagacaTACACAGAACAGtctacccaacaacagcagaatccactttcttctcaagcacacatggcACATTTTTCAGCATAGATCATGttaggtcataaaacaagtcttaacaaatttaaaaatattgaaatcatatcaagtatcttttctaacCATgatggaatgaaactagaaatcaatagcagaaggaaaattgggaaattcacaaacatagagaaattaaacaacacactcttaaacaacccatgggtcaaagaagaatcCAAAGgggaattagaaaatatcttgagataaaaattaaaatacaatatatcaaaatttatggtatgcaacaaaagcagtactaagagggaagtttatatcagcaaatgcctacattaaaaaaaaaatagtcaaggggcacctgggtggctcagtgggttaagcgtctgacttcggctcaagtcgtgatctcacagtctatgagctACAGCCCTGCatatgctctgtgctgacagctcagagcctggagcctgcttcagatcctgtgtctccctctctctctgcctctcccccactcaccctctctctcaaagataaacattgtttaaaaattttaaaaaagatagtcAAACAGTCTAATTCTATACCTcaaggatctagaaaaagaacaaactaagcccagaattagcaaaataaaggaaataaagcaataaaactaaaagttggtttttgaaaagatgaacaaaactgacaaacctttagatggattaaaaaacaaacagagaagactcaaaatcaaaatgaaaaaggagtaCTAATGcagtcacagaaatacaaaaataaaaaaggattataagagactactataaaCAGTTATACACTGACAAATtgaagaaactagaagaaatagataaattcttgGAAATATACAACTCACCAagactgaattatgaagaaactgaaaacctGAACATATCTATATAGTAAGGGGatcgaatcagtaatcaaaagcctttcaaaaaacaaaagcccaggaccagatgggcttcactggagaattctacctaaaatttaaagattaatgCTAATCCTTCTCAAACCCTTCCAAAAAACTAAAGAATGGGGAACACTTCCAAAGTCATTTACGAGGTTGGTACTAACCTcataccaaagccagacactccaagaaaagacaactacaggccagtattccaatgaacatagatgcaaaatcctcaacaaatactagcaaaccgaagtcaacagaacattaaaagaatcatacaccataACCAAGTGGTATTTATCCCCACagtgcaaagatggttcaacatacaaaaatctatcaatgtgatacaccgcattaacagaatgaaggacaaaatcacatgatcattCCAAAAGATTCAGAAAAACATTGAACACATTTCAGCATCCtttaatgataaaaacactcaaaaactaggaatagaaggaaattaccTCAATTTAATacaggccatatatgaaaagcctacagccaatttcatactcaatagtgaaaaaccaAAAGATCTAAGTCTTTCCTGTAAGAAAGATCTAAGtctttcctctaaggtcaggaacaaaacaaggatacCAACTCTTgccacttttgttcaacatactattggaagtcttagctataagcaattagacaagagaaaaaaataaaaggtttccagatcagaaaaaaagaggtaaaatgatCTAGATGACATAATCTTGTATCTAGAAAACCCCAGTGATTTCACAAAAAAACTGTTGgaataaaataattcagcaagtttgcaggatacaaaatcaacatacaaaaatcagtttctaGACACTAACAATGAATGatgcaaaaaggaaattaaggcaaCAATtcagtataatgctaagagaaataaatcagtcagagacagacaaataccatgtgatttcattcatatgtggaacttaagaaataaaacaaatgaataaacaggggaaaaaagagagagagatagagagacaaaaATCCAGAcgcttaaatacagaaaacaaactggtccTTGCTAGAGGGGAAGTTGGTGGGGTGtgggtaaaatagataaaggggattaagagtaatGAGCATTGAGacatgtatagaattgttgatgATTcgttatattgtacatctgaaactagtataacactgtgTTAcatattggaagaaaaaaaagatgaagccagttgataatgtatgtaaagtgcttagaacaatgccttgGAACATAAtaagtgctattattatttctactactaaaaaaacaaaaaggaagaaagaaagaaagaaagaaagaaagaaagaaagaaagaaagaaagaaagagaaaagaaaagaaaagaatcccatttaaaatatcatcagaaaagaacaaaatactaggaatgaacttaaccaagGACACCAAATccttgtacactaaaaactacaaaacactgctgaaagaaactaaattaagacacagataaatgtaaagacatcctatgttcatggattagaagacttaatatcaAGATGTTCATACTAACCAAAGCCATCTACAAATTCAATACAATCTCTACGAAagtcccaatgacatttttttgaagaaagaaaaaaaattctaaaattcatatggaaccacaaaggaccctgaatagccaaataaTCTTGAAAGAGAACAAAGTCAGGGGCCTTGCTCAAAACATATTACAAacctacagtaattaaaacagtatggtactggcataaagacacaAATATAGACCAATGGAGCAGAATACAGGccctagaaataaacctacacatatATCATACATGATCTCTGACAAAGGTGTCAATACCACACaacagggaaaggacagtctctgaCAAATGATGCTAgggaaactggatatccacatgcaaaagaataaaattggacctttatctcacactatacacaaaaatcaactaaaaatgtattaaagacttaaacataagacctaaaaGTACAAAACTCCCAGaataaaacataggagaaaatcttcataatattggtcttggcaatgatttcttggcaTGACACCAAGGCAACagacaataaaagcaaaatagacaaatgggactacatcaaactcaaaatacgcacagcaaaggaaaacaacacggcaacctatggaataggagaaaatatttgcaaaccatataattgataaggggttaatatccaaaatatacaagaaactCCTACCACTCaataacaaagaacaaacaaaaaagaaacaagttaatGAGCAAAGgattagacatttctccaaagtagaCATACAAATGCCCAGAAGGTATGTGAaaaat
Encoded proteins:
- the ATP6V1E2 gene encoding V-type proton ATPase subunit E 2 isoform X2, whose product is MALSDVDVQKQIKHMMAFIEQEANEKAEEIDAKSEEEFNIEKGRLVQTQRLKIVGYYEKKEKQIEQQKKIQMSTVRNQARLKVLRARDDLISELLNDAKLRLSGIVADPAIYQGLLDKLVLQGLLRLLEPVAIVRCRPQDLLLVEAAVQKAIPEYMMVSQKCVEVQVDQEVHLATNTAGGVEVYSGNQRIKVSNTLESRLDLLAQQKMPDIRKALFGANANRKFFI
- the ATP6V1E2 gene encoding V-type proton ATPase subunit E 2 isoform X1, with the protein product MPGFIPGCGTKSWKATISGERGGKQTDEQTGTTMALSDVDVQKQIKHMMAFIEQEANEKAEEIDAKSEEEFNIEKGRLVQTQRLKIVGYYEKKEKQIEQQKKIQMSTVRNQARLKVLRARDDLISELLNDAKLRLSGIVADPAIYQGLLDKLVLQGLLRLLEPVAIVRCRPQDLLLVEAAVQKAIPEYMMVSQKCVEVQVDQEVHLATNTAGGVEVYSGNQRIKVSNTLESRLDLLAQQKMPDIRKALFGANANRKFFI